The Elaeis guineensis isolate ETL-2024a chromosome 5, EG11, whole genome shotgun sequence DNA segment TCTTGTGTCAATTTATCTTCCTACCTCTATTAAAATATTCAAAGCCTTCTAGAATTTTATTGTACTCGTTGAACTAAGAAATATGTTTTGGAACCTATGTCAGATCAGATTCAGTGCTAACTTGAGTTAGATCTGAGAGTTTCTCACTCTCTGAAGGACATTTTTTAAGTAATAGGAAAAATCGGGTTATGTAtttaaaggaaaaagaaatagtTCTCTAGGTTTCTTTGTTAGAGGCCACTGTAATTTTCtactataattatttaaaattgttATAAATCATAGTGAAGAATAACTACTGTTTGACTAGTCAAAATTAAGATACTGCAATTCATCCATTTTAAGTGAATGGTATGGTTTTCAAAAGCAGCTTAATCTATGTATAGTCAGATTAAGAACGATCCTTCAGACGAGCATTGGCAAAACATGCTATTGCACACTGTATTTTCCATTCAATGAAACGAACTGAGTATATGACACCGGTTTAGAGTAATATAGCAGCGATAATGTAAATACTGCCTTCTTTTAGTGTTTCACTAAATGAGTGTAGACCATACTTATCtagcttttcattttttttttccaatcctAAAAGAACTTTCTCTGTTCTAGGTCACTGGCATTGGCATATTAGTGCAAGTCATGAAAAAtaagatggcacctgcaatgaaGAAAGCTAGTCTGGATATAGGATTTGGCAGGGGCATTTGTCATGAAGCTGAGGTCTTAGAGATGGCTTCTGAGCGTGGAATTGTTTCGAGAGAAGGAAAGGGATACTTGAtaaaaggagagtttctcaaagaCCAGCAAGAAGCTGAACAATTTCTTGAGAAAAATAATACTGTAGCAGATGAGCTTGTTCATGCGTTGAGAAACCAATTGTTTCAAATAGCTGTGTGAATTTCCTGGTGCATAATCTGAGATCAGGAGCTGATGATTTTATATTTCTATATGGTGGAAACAGTGAAGTTTCTCTTGAACAAAATGACATTTCAATATCTTGATAAAAAATTGAAGATAAAACTGTTAAATGGTTACAAGGTTTAATCAGAAGGTAGCATGGATATTCTCAAGCAGCAATAACCTATATCAAGTGACAGTTGCTATGAAGCCGGCATTTAGAAAGTTTGAGATTGTTAAGCATCAAGTCATTGTGAGAGCTAGACATGTGAAAATTTAATATGCTGCCATGTTTCAGGTGTTGACATGTAGCCAGGAATTGATTAATGAGGCTGTGCCCTTATGTGCTGCAACATTTCCTGTTCATCTGAACTGTAAGTATATCTCTATTAAATACTTTCATATGTGCATATAATGTACCTATGAATTGAGCATATTAAAAGCAACATGCTCGGAATATTCAGTTACTGGACAATCTTTTGTTATCAATCTTTTAACAGTGATGCTGAGCCTCGTAAGGTTATTTATGCTCGtactttcatggatgtattttcTGCACCTACAAAATTTTTACTGAATATCTATTGTTCCAATCTGTAACGATTCTGCTGAAATTTTATAGGTGCACCACCTTCCAATTCAAGGGCAAGccttccttttgtttcttttatttatatttttcgtTTAATAGGCCCCAAGAATTTTCAATTGTGAAGCATCCTCTTGTCAGGCATCTTAAAGAAAAGGTTATGCCTGGAATTTTCCCAAGATTTCTGGATTGGCCTACCTTTGTGTTGCAGACAGGGACCCTGTTTGCCTCTACATGGATGGCACTTAAAATTTTCGTTCTTTCCTCAGATATCAGTTAATAGGTTGTGGAACAACAGGACATTCTGCAAAACAAAGACTTGTTCCATACAGTCAGCAGTTCTATCTATCATACTTTGATTTACTGTTGATTTCAAACCGGAGATGGTCTTATTTGTGCTCTGAAAATGCCTGTATGGCCTTCAAAGACTGTTAAAATGACCAATTCCTGGAAGTAGGCGTTGagagcaaagaaattgtttatcaTGTCGATCTAGCACTAGTGCTTTTGGTGTTCAGAATATACGTTGGGAAGGCTGGCCAGAGATTTCTTACAAAAAGTTCCAAGACCTATCACTCTGTAGTGAGGAAAACGTTGATTCCATGTGTTATTACCTATATTTCTGATGCTCTGAACCCTTGAGGCAACTTACTCCTCATGTCGCATCAAGATACGTGACTCAGAAGACAAAAACTAGCAAAACGAAATGATTTGAGACGTGAGATGACACATTTTTGCTTCCTATATCATGTGGTTGAAGGAAGCTGGAACATGGGCAATTTATCCAAATGGAATGCTACACTTTATGGGTTCCACAAAGATGCGTGGCCTGCTATTATGTTTGTCAGCAAGCATCCTGTTTCTAACTTTACCAATcagcattttttttctttttattgttcTGTTCAAGTTCGGCACAATTCATGGGCATGAATTAGCGCGTATTGGTGGTCAGCCAGGCTTCACACACCTGCTGCTTAGACCATTTGGTAGCCCCTGATAGCTAAATTTTTGTATCATTTTCTCTTCATGAAATGTTTATTTAGCTTAGAGCCATAAGTTGCGAAGGCTAGCTTCACTTCTTCAACCTTCCCCCTACATCATTGCACCTATCATGATCATTTACATGTTATTCTGTTGCAAGGATGGCTACTCTTATTCATGCATTGCCTCCCAATAAAATTTGGTGCCGAGGGTCAAGGCTAAAATTTGTCTATTCCCCAGCCAAAATTTAATCTATTTGTGGCCATGTTACCTGGTAATTCCGAATATTTAGAGAATATTCCAAATGTGGCATCATGCCTCTTCGTTGGTCGATCTTTTCTCAGATTTATTTCTAAGTGCGTTGCCAAAAGAATGTCAAACTTGTTACATCAAAGTGGGTTTCTTTTTCCTTACGGTACATACATCAAAGTCTGTTTAagctaccaaaattaaaatagagagagagagagagatgtggtgCACATAAACCGGTCTGCGTTAAGCGGCTGCAGGACCAACATGGCGTGTGTAGGTGGTTTTTGCCTACTCTGCATGCTAGTTTACGCTTAAGCATGCTTGTCCTTGGCTCAAAACTTTTACACGAAGGAAGAACTTAGACTTacaccaatgtcctaaaatatgTCATTTATTAGAAACTAAGGGGGTGTCTGGTTAAGGAGAGTTAGAGTCTGGAGTCGGAATAGGAATGAATGATTTTAATTCCAATCGTTTGAATGGAAAGAGTCCTATTTCGATTCCGGGAGTGGAATAGGAATGatttaatttatctaaaaatcaaCTATATCATACTTTaaggatttaaatttttattttaatttcgattTTGATACTGACTATGAATCAAATACTTCATGAAATTTGATCATTCTGATTTCAATTCTAATCTATCAAACATCCCCTAGATTTTGGTTAGAAATTCAATTAAGTAGAGCTGAGCTATAGTCTAGCTTGCGCAGGCTTGGCTTATTGTGCCCATCTCTTATATATTGGGCATTGAAAAGAGTGACATATCTTGCTTCTGTCAGGAACTATAACAGCTTCTACGCATCATCAACTGTTGATTACTACATGGATGGTTGTAGATGGAATATGGGTTTGACGCATGGAAAGCTTTGCCATTGAAAATTACAAATCGTAACTTTTGCAACTTTGAAGTCATATCTTATTGTGACAAAAAAAAAGCAGTTAGCGAGGTGCCCTCAAATTTCTGCAGTTGACAGCACCTTCAGCCTTGAATGCGACTTGACATCCTCTATGCACATACGTTAGCAGTCAGATCAAGCATGCCTGCAAGAAATTCCAATTCAACGTGCATGTCCGGTGCTAACGTTTGATGTACCACCATATCCACATCCTGACCCCGAGCAAGTACTTCCAAATTCTAGCAAGTCTTTTGAGACTTTGCtaccttcttcttcctcctcctcttcttattctttttattCTTGTTCAAACACATTGGCAACACGGAGGGTCCCATCTTGTGCAAGCTGACTCGGACAAATTTTGTATGGTGGAACAAGAGGCCAAGGTTAACCAAACAGTGTTATCTGTGCAATTCcaaattttattattgaatagtaggataatatttttgaataagaGATGGAATTCTTTATTTGAAAAGAATAATATGGGGAATACTGCAATGCTAACATAGATATATACTGTGTGCGTGTGCTGCACGAACAATCCATAAGGATGGTACCGTAAATGCAATATAGTTTTTACTTAAATGGCATGTTAATATTTTCGGCCGCATATATGTGTATATTTGGCATTCCTCTAATCAAGATGATGAAATTTCTACTTGCTAAATGGTTGTTAAAGTTTCATGACATGACTTCTCACTTTTGTCTTGATACTGACACTAGAGAGATGCCCACAAGTTGAGAGCCATGATCATATACATATATAGGTGAAATCCATCTACATGTAATGGGAATCACGTCCCATGTGAATTGGACGTGATTTTTACATGAAGGGCATTAAGGAGGGGTTATTTGTGATTCCCACCATGTGCGCAATTACATAATCTTTtttcatatatgcatatatttctAGCTGCCCTAAGGAATATAAAATAGCAGTCACAAGTTTTTCCATGAACTTATAATTTAGTATCAGAGAAATATAAAATAGCAGTCACAAGTTTTTCCATGAACTTACAATTTAGTATCACAGAATTTGGTCCAAAGTTCTtatctatctatttttttaaattaaatcatgATCTTAAGATTTTTCTCCTCACCTGTGTTGCTAGGTGGGAACGCATATGCGATCTGTAACTCTCTAAAGAATGGAACGTGAGTAGGATGAATAACAATGTTTGGCACGGGACAAAAACCATTCAAGGAAGTCATCACACAAAACAAATGCCTACTGGAAAATTTTCAGGAAACAACAAAATAAGTGCAGAGAAGTTTTGCAATTCCACATGCCATAGGCCTTTTATTACAATCAGATATTTAGAGCTCCACAGTACCAGCCTTGATAGATGGAAAAACTGGTGGTTGGACATCGATTATTTCGTTATATCATACATGCACGCCATCTTTAAGCCAGTCCAATCACGGAACCCAAATTTCTACGCAAGAATTGACCAAAACGCATGGGGCTAGCTCCGAAGCCTCTTTATAAAGAGGAGTGTACATGCCACATCCAAGGTATTCCAGAGATAGATCTCAGTTAGGGCATTAAACATGGCAAGCCAGAGTTCATTTTCCATGGCTGCCATTGCACTACTCCTTGGAGTCCTCGCGGCATTCCCAACAagtatactctctctctctctctctctctctctctctctgtatgtgtgtgtgtgtgtgggtcaAGCTAACTTTAAGTCACGAGTTGGCCTTCGATATTTTAGGCATTGTTTGTGGACCACTTAAACGAAAAATTGTTATATCTGAATCCAAGGTTGTCCAAATTTTCAAAAGTTAACTATTGTTCGAGTGCACCCatttattaacttaatttgattttaGCTTGTTTTTCCTGTTTTAAGCCTTGTTTTTTATGTGAATTGGTTTAAACGAGCCATGCACGAAACGAGCCAAGTCTGAAACTGCTCATCAATTGCTATAGGTTCGTTTGCTGTGGCTCGTGTAGGATTCTTTGACGAAGGGCGGAGGACCTCTTTGTATGGCTCAAGCCGGCAGCCGAAATACTTGACCGTTAGGTTCCAAGACAATTAGGAATGGACGTAGATTTGGATGGGAACTAGATGTGACTTAATTAGCCAGGCCTTGAAGTCTAACTCCATTGACTCCTAACTCTTTAAGTCTCCCTCACTCATTGGATCTAGCTGAAAATTGCAGGCCTCACAGTAAACCAGTTCGGTCAATCCACCGTACACCCCTTTGCCTCCCCTGGGGACTACTCATGGTAGTCCACTCaaggtttaaaatatatttagaacaCCATCCTAATTAGGAGTAAAAAAGTAGTATGGATAATAAGTATCCGGATTTATTTTCGTATTTGAATCAATTCAGATATGGATAGAACTTTGAGAATTCGACTATTATTCGGATTCATATctatcaaacaaaaataaatatggatagacACCTATCCGATTCGTATTTAAATATTCGAATCTATCtgtaattctatataattttatataacgattattaattttttaaaaaatatataaatatataaatataatattaacttaatttattatatatttagtaatatttttgattctataaTCATAAGGCTTAATTATCCAACATATATCCGTAACAGTATCCATACTGTCAATATCCAAATTATATCCATATtcgtttaaaacaaatatgaatataaatttttacatctaaataatatttatatctatatttgtatatattagaaaaaataaatatggatatggatactgGTATCCGATCCAGTTTCAGCTCTAGTTCTAATGCCTTATGCAATAATCTTTTTTGGGAGATTAAtgatattaagaaaaaaaaattcttgaataATATCATTTAATTACCTGGCCATTATTAATGGGTTTTGTTTGGAAAAAAGTGGTTATGGTATTATATCGAATGTTATATAACAGAAATAACTAATGTTTTTCATGGTTCATTGGAATCAAATAATATTAGCTTTATATAtgtctttttttttcaaatttattgaaCCATGATCAATGTATTGTTTATCTTGTTATGATCTTTTATAGCAGTCCCAATATCAATCATTATTTTATTGCAAATAGGCCCatgcagaaaaaaagaaaataatgaccATTTCTGTTATAAATGGCAAAAAAGTTGTTGTTTGGAGATATTGGTGATTGAATATGCTATTATTGATAGTCTGCTATTAGTAATAAATTTTTGGCAACTGGATTATGTACATTTGTGCTCAATACTTTCACAGGTGAATGTTAGAAGAGTCTTAGACAAACATGCCTCTCGTATGTGGTGTTTCCTCACAAGTGGTGTTACTGGGCCATCGCGACAAATTTTTCACAAAATTAGGTTTTTATTATGCTAAACACAACCTATTGTGATCCAAAGGACCAATAATTGAAAAAGGAAAACAGCAATAAGAACTACCAGTTCCCGTGCAAGTCTATTAGGGTTGGAGTCAGATTTTGGCTTTGACTTCAGCGTGCATCTAACTGGGCCATCCCTGATTTTGAAACCGTCCAAGTCGCTTGCAGTGCTAATGTTTCAATATCTTAGGTTGTTTTAACTCATGCaacttgtatatatatatatatcatgtatTAGCTGAAGATGTAATATTCCAAGAGGTCACTCTCTAAGATCTCTTAATTCATTTAACAAAAATTAAGTGGTTATACCTATTTTCCAACCGAAAACTTATGCAATTTGTTTGGAAGTATATATGGAGATCATTTGAAATTTTGCCACAAACGTTTATAACTAAGAGCACTCATTAACTTGCTTTCTTTCAGTTGCGCAATCAATTGGTGTCTGTTATGGAAGGCTTGGAAACAATCTACCCCAACCTAGTGATGTGGTGGCTCTCTACAAATCTAACAACATCGGACAAATGAGGATCTATGATCCATACTCACCAACTCTCCAAGCCCTCGAAGGATCCAACATTCAACTAATTGTAGACGTCCCTAATACCGATCTCCAAAATCTAGCCTCCGATGCTTCAGCAGCTAATGATTGGGTCCAAAACAACATAAAAGCTTATTCAGGTGTTTCATTTCGATATATTGCAGTGGGCAATGAAGTTATTCCTGGAAATTCAGCTCAATATGTGCTCCCTGCCATGAGAAACATCtattcagctctttcctcagccgGTCTACAAAACCAAATCAAAGTCTCAACTGCAGTCGCCACTTCAGTCCTTGGGGTATCATATCCTCCCTCACATGGGGCATTCTCTTCTGATGCACTGACATACTTGAGTCCAATAGTTCAATTTTTGGCCAGCAATGGAGCTCCACTCCTAGTAAATGTGTACCCCTACTTCAGTTATGTGGATAACCAAGGCTCAATCAACATCAATTATGCTTTGTTCACTTCCTCAGGAACTGTTGTAACAGACGGGCAATATAATTACCAGAATCTCTTCGATGCTATAGTTGATGCAGTTTATGCAGCATTAGAGAAGGTGGGAGGGTCTAGTGTGGTGATCGTAGTGTCGGAGAGTGGTTGGCCGTCAGCTGGTGGAACTGCAGCAAGCATCAACAATGCACAGACATACAATCAGAATTTGATTAATCATGTTGGCCAAGGGACTCCAAGGAGATCTGGAAAGGCTTTAGAGACTTATATATTTTCTATGTTCAATGAGAACCAAAAGCCAGCAGGGATAGAGCAAAATTGGGGGCTGTTCTACCCGAATGAGCAGCCTGTCTACTCAATAAACTTTAGTTAAATCATAAGAGAGGATTACAACAATAGtagttataaataaaaaatatcatctgGAATAAGCCATTAGAGGAATGGATAATTTCCTGTTTGCTTGAATAAAGGTTTGATAAATAAGATTTCCTCATGTAACCTGATGGTGGAAATGATATTGCCAAAGATAATTATTCTACTCCCTTTAAATGTTTGTTTTAGTTTCTTGGCATGTTTGCTTGCTATTGATATTGACTCTAGCGGGTtgataactctctctctctctctctctctctctcatatatgTGATTGTTTAGGCAAAGACCTCCGTCGCATTGCATGAGCAAGATCCGGCTTAAAATCTAGATAAGAGAAAATTGAATAAAGGCCCAAATTAAGATTTGTTGCTTGTATTGTCCTGCAAGAATGTAACATt contains these protein-coding regions:
- the LOC105033964 gene encoding glucan endo-1,3-beta-glucosidase, yielding MASQSSFSMAAIALLLGVLAAFPTIAQSIGVCYGRLGNNLPQPSDVVALYKSNNIGQMRIYDPYSPTLQALEGSNIQLIVDVPNTDLQNLASDASAANDWVQNNIKAYSGVSFRYIAVGNEVIPGNSAQYVLPAMRNIYSALSSAGLQNQIKVSTAVATSVLGVSYPPSHGAFSSDALTYLSPIVQFLASNGAPLLVNVYPYFSYVDNQGSININYALFTSSGTVVTDGQYNYQNLFDAIVDAVYAALEKVGGSSVVIVVSESGWPSAGGTAASINNAQTYNQNLINHVGQGTPRRSGKALETYIFSMFNENQKPAGIEQNWGLFYPNEQPVYSINFS